A region of Planococcus sp. MSAK28401 DNA encodes the following proteins:
- a CDS encoding ABC transporter ATP-binding protein, translated as MNVLEVRSLSKRFGTEQAVDGLGFELAEGSATALIGPNGAGKTTTLSMLAGLLEATAGEIQCKKNLSIGFLPQYPRFFPWLTALEFTEMAAKLSGVDSKKARQQAERTLGFVGLGQVANKKIGGFSGGMKQRLGLAQAMVHQPSLLLLDEPISSLDPTGRREVMELLKSLLGQTTILYSTHILNDAEEMTDQLLFLQNGRLVEHGSLNQVRSRYADPQIRIRFENTNAAERFVRESPWPAAIQGTAAIIPIKAEGPIMQDVFRFLSVKSLPVVGVEQQTASLEDIFLKVVAGK; from the coding sequence TTGAACGTATTGGAAGTCAGGTCATTATCAAAGCGCTTCGGTACTGAACAAGCAGTTGACGGGTTGGGCTTTGAACTTGCAGAAGGCAGTGCGACGGCATTGATCGGGCCAAATGGTGCCGGAAAGACCACGACGCTGTCGATGCTTGCGGGGTTATTGGAAGCGACAGCAGGAGAAATCCAGTGCAAGAAAAACTTATCAATCGGCTTCTTGCCGCAATATCCGAGATTCTTTCCCTGGCTGACGGCTTTGGAGTTTACGGAAATGGCCGCTAAGCTAAGCGGCGTCGATTCCAAAAAAGCCCGCCAGCAGGCAGAACGGACACTGGGGTTTGTCGGACTTGGTCAAGTGGCCAATAAGAAAATCGGCGGTTTTTCAGGAGGCATGAAGCAGCGGCTTGGATTGGCGCAGGCGATGGTGCATCAGCCGAGTCTGCTGCTTTTGGACGAACCGATTTCTTCCTTGGATCCGACGGGAAGAAGGGAAGTGATGGAGCTATTGAAGTCATTGCTCGGGCAAACGACGATTCTTTACTCCACCCATATTTTGAACGATGCCGAAGAAATGACGGACCAGCTATTGTTTTTGCAAAATGGGCGCCTGGTGGAACACGGTTCTCTTAATCAGGTACGCAGCCGTTACGCAGATCCGCAAATTCGAATTCGTTTTGAGAACACTAACGCTGCGGAAAGGTTTGTGCGCGAATCACCTTGGCCAGCTGCCATTCAGGGCACAGCGGCCATTATTCCTATAAAGGCGGAAGGGCCGATCATGCAGGATGTGTTCCGCTTCTTGTCAGTCAAGAGCCTGCCCGTGGTTGGGGTCGAACAACAGACCGCCAGCCTGGAAGATATTTTCTTGAAGGTGGTGGCAGGAAAATGA
- a CDS encoding PLDc N-terminal domain-containing protein — MLDERTILLVLPILILQIALMIFALVDLIRNPNPNGPKWMWAAIIILLNIIGPILYFVIGRRNY; from the coding sequence ATGTTGGATGAACGTACAATTCTATTAGTGCTGCCTATTCTGATTTTGCAGATCGCATTGATGATATTCGCATTAGTGGATTTGATCAGAAACCCGAATCCGAACGGTCCGAAATGGATGTGGGCGGCAATCATCATCTTGCTGAATATCATCGGGCCGATTCTGTACTTTGTCATAGGGAGGCGGAATTATTGA
- the msrA gene encoding peptide-methionine (S)-S-oxide reductase MsrA has protein sequence MENTIISALEQDLPDTMNLETATFGMGCFWSPDAQFGSLPGVIRTRTGYAGGTSDNPTYRQMGDHTETIQVAFNPEQIRFEEIVREFWRSHYPNRDAYKGRQYISLLFWQSEEQKYVIEKLKIEKEQQLNEPVETEIRPFDGFTEAEERHQKYYLKRYPKALEQLAELYPELGLLTPSTFAARLNGFVKGFGSRQQLLEEIDGWPINKEHRDALRQVLLKLKW, from the coding sequence ATGGAGAACACAATAATTTCAGCACTTGAACAGGACTTGCCGGACACAATGAATCTCGAAACCGCAACCTTCGGGATGGGCTGCTTTTGGAGCCCGGATGCACAGTTCGGTTCATTGCCTGGCGTAATCCGGACACGGACCGGCTATGCAGGCGGCACTTCGGACAATCCCACATACCGGCAGATGGGGGACCATACGGAAACCATCCAAGTGGCATTTAATCCTGAACAAATCCGCTTTGAAGAAATCGTCAGGGAATTTTGGCGCAGCCATTACCCGAACCGCGACGCATACAAAGGGCGCCAATACATTTCCTTGCTGTTTTGGCAGTCCGAAGAGCAAAAGTACGTCATTGAGAAACTGAAGATAGAAAAAGAGCAGCAACTGAACGAGCCGGTCGAAACGGAAATCCGGCCGTTCGACGGATTTACGGAAGCGGAGGAGCGCCATCAGAAATATTATTTAAAACGCTATCCGAAAGCCCTTGAACAATTGGCAGAACTTTATCCCGAGCTGGGGCTTCTGACGCCGTCGACTTTCGCAGCCCGGCTGAACGGGTTTGTCAAAGGCTTCGGCAGCCGTCAGCAATTGCTCGAGGAAATCGACGGATGGCCGATCAACAAAGAGCACAGGGATGCTCTTCGGCAAGTGCTGCTTAAACTGAAATGGTAA
- a CDS encoding protein-L-isoaspartate(D-aspartate) O-methyltransferase, giving the protein MTARKQDITAYFRSLDRGSFMDRHQQDAGRDEALPIGYGQTISQPSLVLEMTVALDLEDHHKVLEIGTGSGFQTALLAAFSREVYTVEKIPQLAESAKKRLEAKGFENISFLLGDGSLGWSEHAPYDRIIVTAAASDIPKELVDQLANGGRMLIPVGNQYSQDLLAIDKSSDGRLEKTALEAVRFVPLKGKYEN; this is encoded by the coding sequence ATGACTGCGCGTAAACAGGACATCACCGCTTATTTCCGCTCACTTGACCGGGGTTCGTTCATGGATCGCCATCAGCAAGATGCCGGGCGAGACGAAGCTTTGCCAATTGGATATGGCCAGACGATTTCACAACCTTCACTCGTTTTGGAAATGACGGTTGCCCTCGATCTCGAAGACCATCACAAAGTGTTGGAGATCGGCACAGGATCGGGTTTCCAGACAGCGCTTCTGGCAGCTTTTTCACGTGAAGTCTATACAGTCGAGAAGATTCCGCAGCTAGCTGAGAGCGCAAAAAAGCGGCTCGAAGCGAAAGGGTTCGAAAACATCTCGTTCCTGCTGGGCGATGGCAGCCTCGGCTGGTCTGAACATGCACCGTACGACCGGATCATCGTCACTGCTGCCGCCTCGGATATTCCGAAAGAATTGGTGGACCAATTAGCAAACGGCGGGCGCATGCTCATCCCTGTCGGCAATCAGTACAGCCAGGACCTTCTCGCCATCGACAAATCCAGCGATGGGAGATTGGAAAAGACAGCGCTTGAAGCGGTCCGCTTTGTCCCATTGAAAGGGAAGTATGAAAATTAG
- a CDS encoding DUF2243 domain-containing protein — MVSAERKTDLTTARNRRVHTSRNFWAGLLFGAGMFSVLEQSIFHFFLQWHHFYEGNGPQAILTGEGIYQVIGWALTVFSLWIAADLARRKAFWPARFSGSALIGGGVLLVFDSLVFRLLLNLHTVRDTGDPVFYESLWLGTAAFLFLLGWSVLRNASKDSD, encoded by the coding sequence ATGGTTTCGGCAGAACGCAAGACAGATCTTACGACAGCAAGAAACCGGCGCGTCCACACTTCACGGAATTTTTGGGCGGGCTTATTGTTCGGAGCCGGGATGTTTTCAGTGCTCGAGCAAAGCATTTTCCATTTTTTCCTGCAATGGCATCATTTCTACGAAGGCAATGGCCCCCAAGCGATTTTGACCGGGGAAGGAATTTACCAGGTCATCGGCTGGGCATTGACGGTGTTTTCTCTATGGATCGCTGCCGATTTGGCCAGGCGAAAAGCCTTTTGGCCAGCGCGCTTTTCAGGCAGTGCATTGATTGGAGGCGGCGTGTTGCTGGTATTCGACAGCCTGGTATTCCGCCTGCTGTTGAATCTTCATACAGTCAGGGACACTGGGGACCCTGTTTTCTACGAATCGTTATGGCTCGGAACAGCCGCTTTCCTGTTTTTGCTTGGCTGGTCGGTCTTGCGTAATGCTTCAAAGGATAGCGATTAA